The following are encoded in a window of Echeneis naucrates chromosome 19, fEcheNa1.1, whole genome shotgun sequence genomic DNA:
- the clrn3 gene encoding clarin-3, whose amino-acid sequence MPSTSKTLYYTSCALLTSISVGLMGYAMSREWVRLSMDCSREEINLFNGSATITLELFNGNLNRVFCPTFGEITQFSVIPKLAEMGVTALVLYALVVMLLALCLLFSAGTILISLYNSVSNPYETYFGPVGVYTCSSISTCLSIVVLIIYVVNVNLTTMAEDLVQDFSGPVDLRNKTAEMLLGYYLVIPYTVLSLCAMAIIYMYNNAAYRHRREQQRPTEDSPKEIMMF is encoded by the exons ATGCCATCCACTTCAAAGACTCTATATTACACATCATGTGCGCTGCTCACGAGCATATCTGTGGGGCTGATGGGATATGCCATGTCAAGGGAGTGGGTTAGGCTGAGCATGGACTGTTCACGAGAGGAAATTAACCTCTTCAATGGATCTGCTACAATCACACTGGAACTCTTTAATGGGAATCTGAACAGAGTCTTTTGCCCGACGTTTGGAGAGATTACTCAGTTCTCAG tgatTCCTAAGTTGGCAGAAATGGGAGTGACCGCACTGGTCCTGTACGCTCTGGTGGTGatgttgttggccctgtgtcTGTTGTTCTCTGCTGGGACCATCCTGATATCCCTCTACAACAGTGTCAGTAATCCTTATGAAACCTACTTTGGGCCTGTTGGGGTCTAcacctgcagctccatcagca CATGTCTTTCAATTGTGGTCCTTATTATATATGTGGTGAATGTCAACCTGACTACCATGGCAGAGGATTTGGTCCAGGACTTCTCTGGTCCCGTAGACCTGAGGAACAAGACAGCAGAAATGCTGCTGGGATACTATCTGGTCATCCCTTACACTGTGCTGTCTCTTTGTGCCATGGCCATCATATACATGTACAACAACGCAGCCTACAGACACAGGAGAGAACAGCAGAGGCCCACGGAGGACTCACCCAAGGAGATAATGATGTTTTGA